A window from Citrobacter amalonaticus encodes these proteins:
- a CDS encoding DUF481 domain-containing protein: MKLLKTVPAAVLLAGGMFASMYATADDSVFTVMDDPSSAKKPFEGNLNAGYLAQSGNTKSSSLTADTTMTWYGQTTAWSLWGNASNTSSNDERSSEKYAVGGRSRYNVTDYDYLFGQASWLTDRYNGYRERDVFTAGYGRQFLNGPVHSFRFEFGPGVRYDEHTDGTTETQPLGYASGAYAWQISDNTKFTQGVSVFGAEDTTLNSETALNVAINEHFGLKVAYNVTWNSEPPETAPEHTDRRTTVSLGYRM; the protein is encoded by the coding sequence ATGAAGCTTTTAAAGACAGTTCCCGCTGCCGTTCTGCTGGCGGGGGGCATGTTTGCGTCGATGTATGCAACTGCCGATGATTCCGTTTTTACTGTCATGGATGACCCCTCAAGTGCGAAGAAACCCTTCGAAGGCAATCTCAATGCCGGTTATCTTGCGCAGTCAGGCAACACGAAAAGTTCTTCTTTGACCGCGGACACGACCATGACCTGGTACGGCCAAACAACGGCCTGGTCACTGTGGGGGAACGCGAGCAACACTTCTTCCAATGATGAACGCTCTTCAGAGAAATATGCGGTTGGCGGTCGTAGTCGTTACAACGTGACCGATTATGACTATCTTTTTGGCCAGGCGAGTTGGCTGACGGACCGTTATAACGGCTACCGTGAGCGCGACGTGTTCACTGCCGGTTATGGTCGCCAGTTCCTTAACGGTCCCGTACACAGTTTCCGTTTTGAATTCGGTCCGGGCGTACGGTACGACGAACATACGGATGGCACGACGGAAACGCAGCCGCTGGGCTATGCCTCTGGCGCGTATGCCTGGCAGATTTCAGACAACACCAAATTTACGCAAGGCGTGTCGGTGTTCGGTGCTGAAGATACGACGCTGAACTCCGAGACGGCGCTGAATGTGGCAATCAATGAGCACTTTGGTTTGAAGGTGGCGTACAACGTGACGTGGAACTCCGAACCGCCGGAAACGGCACCGGAGCATACGGACAGACGTACTACCGTCTCTCTGGGCTACCGGATGTAA
- the yniD gene encoding small membrane protein YniD — protein sequence MPSNRFAKKHWKMVVVLIVICGAMLLLRWAAMIWG from the coding sequence ATGCCATCAAATCGCTTCGCCAAAAAACACTGGAAAATGGTGGTCGTCCTGATCGTCATCTGTGGCGCAATGTTATTGCTACGCTGGGCGGCAATGATTTGGGGATAG
- the thrS gene encoding threonine--tRNA ligase: protein MPVITLPDGSQRHYDHAVSPMDVALDIGPGLAKATLAGRVNGELVDASDLIENDATLSIITAKDEEGLEIIRHSCAHLLGHAIKQLWPNTKMAIGPVVDNGFYYDVDLDRTLTQEDIDALEKRMHELAEKNYDVIKKKVSWHEARETFVKRGEIYKVSILDENIAHDDKPGLYHHEEYVDMCRGPHVPNMRFCHHFKLMKTAGAYWRGDSDNKMLQRIYGTAWADKKALSAYLQRLEEAAKRDHRKIGKQLDLYHMQEEAPGMVFWHNDGWTIFRELEVFVRSKLKEYQYQEVKGPFMMDRVLWEKTGHWDNYKDAMFTTSSENREYCIKPMNCPGHVQIFNQGLKSYRDLPLRMAEFGSCHRNEPSGALHGLMRVRGFTQDDAHIFCTEEQIRDEVNACIRMVYDMYSTFGFEKIVVKLSTRPEKRIGSDEMWDRAEADLAVALEENNIPFEYQLGEGAFYGPKIEFTLYDCLDRAWQCGTVQLDFSLPSRLSASYVGENNERQVPVMIHRAILGSMERFIGILTEEFAGFFPTWLAPVQVVVMNITDSQSEYVNELTQKLQNAGIRVKADLRNEKIGFKIREHTLRRVPYMLVCGDKEVEAGKVAVRTRRGKDLGSLDVSEVIEKLQQEIRSRSLQQLEE from the coding sequence ATGCCTGTTATTACTCTTCCTGATGGCAGTCAACGCCATTACGACCACGCTGTAAGCCCTATGGATGTTGCGCTGGACATTGGTCCAGGTCTGGCGAAAGCCACCCTTGCTGGCCGTGTTAATGGCGAGCTGGTTGATGCTTCTGACCTGATCGAAAATGATGCGACGCTCTCTATCATCACCGCAAAAGATGAAGAAGGGCTGGAGATTATTCGTCACTCCTGCGCGCACCTGTTAGGTCATGCGATCAAACAACTTTGGCCGAATACCAAAATGGCTATCGGTCCGGTTGTCGACAACGGCTTCTACTATGACGTAGACCTTGACCGTACGTTGACCCAGGAAGATATCGATGCGCTCGAGAAGCGGATGCACGAGCTCGCTGAGAAAAATTACGACGTCATTAAGAAGAAAGTCAGCTGGCACGAAGCGCGTGAAACCTTCGTGAAGCGTGGCGAGATCTATAAAGTCTCCATTCTTGATGAAAACATTGCCCATGATGACAAACCTGGTTTGTATCATCATGAAGAATATGTCGACATGTGCCGCGGTCCGCACGTGCCGAATATGCGCTTCTGCCATCACTTTAAACTGATGAAAACCGCAGGCGCGTACTGGCGTGGCGACAGCGACAATAAGATGTTGCAGCGTATCTACGGAACGGCTTGGGCAGATAAAAAGGCCCTCAGCGCTTATCTGCAACGTCTGGAAGAAGCGGCAAAACGTGACCACCGTAAAATTGGTAAGCAGCTTGACCTGTATCACATGCAGGAAGAAGCGCCGGGTATGGTGTTCTGGCATAACGACGGCTGGACTATTTTCCGCGAACTGGAAGTCTTTGTGCGTTCCAAGCTCAAAGAGTATCAGTATCAGGAAGTGAAAGGGCCGTTCATGATGGACCGCGTGCTGTGGGAAAAAACCGGGCACTGGGACAACTACAAAGATGCGATGTTCACCACCTCTTCAGAGAACCGTGAATACTGCATCAAGCCGATGAACTGTCCGGGTCACGTACAGATCTTTAATCAGGGCCTGAAATCCTACCGCGACCTGCCGCTGCGTATGGCAGAGTTTGGTAGCTGCCACCGTAACGAGCCGTCAGGCGCGTTGCATGGTCTGATGCGTGTACGCGGCTTCACCCAGGATGATGCGCATATCTTCTGTACTGAAGAGCAAATCCGCGATGAAGTTAACGCCTGCATCCGTATGGTCTACGATATGTACAGCACATTTGGCTTCGAGAAAATCGTTGTCAAACTCTCCACTCGTCCCGAAAAACGTATCGGTAGCGACGAAATGTGGGATCGTGCTGAGGCGGACCTGGCCGTTGCGCTGGAAGAAAACAATATCCCATTTGAATATCAATTGGGTGAAGGCGCCTTCTACGGTCCGAAAATTGAATTTACCCTGTATGACTGCCTCGATCGCGCATGGCAGTGCGGTACAGTACAGCTGGACTTCTCCCTGCCGTCTCGTCTGAGCGCCTCCTATGTGGGCGAAAACAATGAGCGTCAGGTACCGGTAATGATTCACCGCGCAATTCTTGGGTCTATGGAACGTTTTATCGGTATCCTGACTGAAGAGTTCGCAGGCTTCTTCCCGACCTGGCTTGCGCCGGTTCAGGTAGTGGTGATGAACATTACTGATTCACAGTCTGAATACGTTAACGAATTGACGCAGAAACTTCAAAATGCGGGCATTCGTGTAAAAGCAGACTTGAGAAATGAGAAGATAGGCTTTAAAATCCGCGAGCACACTTTACGTCGTGTCCCTTATATGTTGGTCTGTGGTGATAAAGAAGTGGAAGCAGGCAAAGTTGCCGTTCGCACTCGCCGCGGGAAAGACCTGGGCAGCCTTGACGTAAGTGAAGTGATTGAGAAGCTGCAACAAGAGATTCGCAGCCGCAGTCTTCAACAACTGGAGGAATAA
- the infC gene encoding translation initiation factor IF-3, with protein MKGGKRVQTARPNRINGEIRAQEVRLTGLEGEQLGIVSLREAIEKAEEAGVDLVEISPNAEPPVCRIMDYGKFLYEKSKSSKEQKKKQKVIQVKEIKFRPGTDDGDYQVKLRSLIRFLEDGDKAKITLRFRGREMAHQQIGMEVLTRVRDDLSELAVVESFPTKIEGRQMIMVLAPKKKQ; from the coding sequence ATTAAAGGCGGAAAACGAGTTCAAACGGCACGTCCGAATCGTATCAATGGCGAGATTCGCGCCCAGGAAGTTCGCTTAACAGGTCTGGAAGGCGAGCAGCTGGGTATTGTGAGTCTGAGAGAAGCAATCGAAAAAGCTGAAGAGGCTGGAGTAGATTTAGTTGAAATCAGCCCTAACGCCGAACCGCCAGTTTGTCGTATCATGGACTACGGCAAGTTCCTTTATGAAAAGAGTAAGTCTTCTAAGGAACAGAAGAAAAAGCAAAAAGTTATCCAGGTTAAGGAAATTAAATTCCGTCCTGGTACCGACGATGGCGATTATCAGGTAAAACTCCGCAGCCTGATTCGCTTTCTGGAAGATGGCGATAAGGCCAAGATCACACTGCGTTTCCGCGGTCGTGAGATGGCCCACCAACAGATTGGTATGGAAGTGCTGACGCGCGTTCGTGACGATCTGAGTGAACTGGCAGTAGTCGAATCCTTCCCAACGAAGATCGAAGGCCGCCAGATGATCATGGTGCTCGCTCCCAAGAAGAAACAGTAG
- the rpmI gene encoding 50S ribosomal protein L35, protein MPKIKTVRGAAKRFKKTGGGGFKRKHANLRHILTKKSTKRKRHLRPKGLVSKGDLGLVIACLPYA, encoded by the coding sequence ATGCCAAAAATTAAGACCGTACGCGGTGCTGCTAAGCGCTTCAAAAAAACCGGTGGTGGTGGATTTAAGCGTAAGCACGCAAACCTGCGTCATATTCTGACCAAAAAATCAACTAAGCGTAAACGTCACCTGCGTCCAAAAGGCCTTGTTTCTAAAGGCGATCTGGGTCTGGTTATCGCGTGCCTGCCGTACGCATAA
- the rplT gene encoding 50S ribosomal protein L20, producing the protein MARVKRGVIARARHKKILKQAKGYYGARSRVYRVAFQAVIKAGQYAYRDRRQRKRQFRQLWIARINAAARQNGISYSKFINGLKKASVEIDRKILADIAVFDKVAFTALVEKAKAALA; encoded by the coding sequence ATGGCTCGCGTAAAACGTGGTGTAATTGCACGCGCACGTCACAAGAAAATTTTGAAACAAGCCAAAGGTTACTACGGTGCGCGTTCTCGCGTATACCGCGTTGCCTTCCAGGCCGTCATCAAAGCAGGTCAGTATGCTTACCGTGACCGTCGTCAACGTAAGCGTCAGTTCCGTCAACTGTGGATTGCGCGTATCAACGCAGCAGCACGTCAGAACGGTATTTCTTACAGCAAATTCATCAACGGCCTGAAAAAAGCCTCTGTTGAAATCGACCGTAAGATCCTGGCTGACATCGCCGTATTCGACAAAGTAGCGTTCACCGCTCTGGTCGAAAAAGCGAAAGCAGCTCTGGCATAA
- the pheM gene encoding pheST operon leader peptide PheM, giving the protein MNAAIFRFFFYFST; this is encoded by the coding sequence ATGAATGCTGCTATTTTCCGCTTCTTTTTTTACTTTAGCACCTGA
- the pheS gene encoding phenylalanine--tRNA ligase subunit alpha produces MSHLAELVASAKAAINQASDVAALDNVRVEYLGKKGHLTLQMTTLRELPAEERPAAGAVINEAKEQVQQALNARKADLENAALNARLAAETIDVSLPGRRIENGGLHPVTRTIDRIESFFGELGFTVATGPEIEDDYHNFDALNIPGHHPARADHDTFWFDATRLLRTQTSGVQIRTMKDQQPPIRIIAPGRVYRNDYDQTHTPMFHQMEGLIVDTNISFTNLKGTLHDFLRNFFEEDLQIRFRPSYFPFTEPSAEVDVMGKNGKWLEVLGCGMVHPNVLRNVGIDPEIYSGFAFGMGMERLTMLRYGVTDLRAFFENDLRFLKQFK; encoded by the coding sequence ATGTCACATCTCGCAGAACTGGTAGCCAGTGCGAAGGCGGCCATTAACCAGGCGTCAGATGTTGCCGCGTTAGACAATGTGCGCGTCGAATATTTGGGCAAAAAAGGGCACCTGACCCTTCAGATGACGACGCTGCGCGAGCTGCCAGCTGAAGAACGTCCTGCCGCCGGTGCGGTGATTAACGAAGCGAAAGAGCAGGTACAGCAGGCACTCAACGCGCGTAAGGCAGATCTGGAAAACGCCGCGCTGAATGCGCGTCTGGCAGCGGAAACCATCGACGTTTCTTTGCCGGGGCGTCGCATTGAAAATGGCGGTCTGCATCCGGTCACCCGTACCATCGATCGCATTGAAAGCTTCTTTGGCGAGCTTGGCTTTACCGTGGCGACCGGCCCGGAAATCGAAGATGACTACCATAACTTCGATGCGCTGAATATTCCTGGTCACCACCCGGCTCGTGCCGATCACGACACCTTCTGGTTTGATGCAACGCGTCTGCTGCGTACCCAGACATCCGGCGTACAGATCCGTACCATGAAAGATCAGCAGCCGCCGATTCGCATTATCGCGCCGGGTCGCGTGTATCGTAACGACTACGATCAGACGCACACCCCGATGTTCCATCAGATGGAAGGCCTGATTGTGGATACCAACATCAGCTTTACCAATCTGAAAGGGACGCTGCATGACTTCCTGCGTAACTTCTTTGAAGAAGATTTGCAGATTCGTTTCCGTCCTTCCTATTTCCCGTTTACTGAGCCGTCTGCCGAAGTGGACGTGATGGGTAAAAACGGTAAATGGCTGGAAGTGCTGGGCTGCGGCATGGTGCATCCGAACGTTCTGCGTAACGTTGGTATCGACCCGGAAATCTACTCAGGTTTCGCATTTGGGATGGGGATGGAGCGTCTAACCATGTTGCGTTACGGTGTGACTGACCTGCGTGCGTTCTTCGAAAACGATCTGCGTTTCCTCAAACAGTTTAAATAA
- the pheT gene encoding phenylalanine--tRNA ligase subunit beta, giving the protein MKFSELWLREWVNPAIDSDALSNQITMAGLEVDGVEAVAGAFNGVVVGEVVECGQHPNADKLRVTKVNVGGERLLDIVCGAPNCRQGLKVAVATIGAVLPGDFKIKAAKLRGEPSEGMLCSFSELGISDDHSGIIELPADAPIGTDIREYLKLDDNTIEISVTPNRADCLGIIGVARDVAVLNKAPLVEPEITPVAATITDVLPITVDATDACPRYLGRVVKGINVKAPTPLWMKEKLRRCGIRSIDAVVDVTNYVLLELGQPMHAFDKDRIEGGIVVRMAKEGETLVLLDGTEAKLNADTLVIADHHKALAMGGIFGGEHSGVNDETQNVLLECAFFSPLSITGRARRHGLHTDASHRYERGVDPALQYKAMERATRLLIDICGGEAGPIIDVTDETTLPKRATITLRRSKLDRLIGHHIADAQVSDILRRLGCEVTEGQGEWRAVAPSWRFDMEIEEDLVEEVARVYGYDNIPDEPIQAGLIMGTHREANLSLKRVKTLLNDKGYQEVITYSFVDPKVQQLLHPGEEALLLPSPISSEMSAMRLSLWTGLLATVVYNQNRQQNRVRIFESGLRFVPDTQANLGIRQDLMLAGVICGNRYDEHWDLAKETVDFYDLKGDLEVVLDLTGKLGDIQFRAEANPALHPGQSAAIYLKGERIGFIGVVHPELERKLDLNGRTLVFELEWNKLADRVVPQAREISRFPANRRDIAVVVAENVPAADILSECKKVGVNQVVGVNLFDVYRGKGVAEGYKSLAISLILQDTSRTLEEEEIAATVAKCVEALKERFQASLRD; this is encoded by the coding sequence ATGAAATTCAGTGAACTGTGGTTACGCGAGTGGGTTAACCCGGCTATCGATAGCGACGCGCTGTCGAATCAAATCACCATGGCAGGCCTGGAAGTTGACGGTGTTGAAGCGGTTGCCGGTGCATTTAATGGCGTCGTCGTGGGTGAAGTGGTTGAATGCGGCCAGCATCCGAATGCGGACAAACTGCGCGTGACGAAAGTGAATGTCGGTGGTGAGCGTCTGCTGGACATCGTCTGCGGCGCGCCAAACTGCCGTCAGGGGCTGAAAGTGGCGGTTGCCACCATCGGTGCCGTTCTGCCGGGCGATTTCAAAATTAAAGCCGCTAAGCTGCGTGGCGAGCCGTCTGAAGGCATGCTGTGCTCCTTCTCCGAGCTGGGGATTTCAGACGATCACAGCGGCATTATTGAACTGCCGGCCGATGCGCCGATCGGTACCGACATCCGCGAATACCTGAAGCTTGATGACAACACCATTGAGATCAGCGTGACCCCTAACCGTGCTGACTGCTTAGGCATCATCGGTGTCGCCCGTGACGTGGCTGTGCTGAACAAAGCGCCGCTGGTTGAGCCGGAAATCACGCCGGTAGCGGCAACCATCACTGATGTCCTGCCGATTACCGTAGACGCCACCGACGCCTGCCCGCGCTATCTGGGGCGCGTCGTCAAAGGCATCAATGTGAAAGCGCCAACCCCGCTGTGGATGAAAGAAAAACTGCGCCGTTGCGGTATCCGCTCCATTGATGCCGTGGTTGACGTGACCAACTATGTATTGCTTGAGCTGGGTCAGCCGATGCACGCCTTTGATAAAGACCGCATTGAAGGCGGGATTGTCGTGCGCATGGCGAAAGAGGGCGAAACGCTGGTACTGCTTGATGGCACAGAAGCAAAGCTTAACGCTGATACGTTGGTAATTGCCGATCATCATAAAGCGCTGGCGATGGGCGGTATCTTCGGTGGTGAGCATTCTGGCGTGAATGATGAAACGCAAAATGTGCTGCTGGAATGCGCTTTCTTCAGCCCACTGTCAATTACCGGTCGCGCACGTCGTCATGGTCTGCATACCGATGCGTCTCACCGTTATGAGCGCGGTGTGGATCCGGCTTTGCAGTACAAAGCGATGGAACGTGCTACCCGTTTGCTGATTGACATCTGCGGCGGCGAAGCTGGTCCGATCATTGATGTGACGGATGAAACCACGCTGCCGAAGCGCGCGACCATTACGCTGCGTCGCAGCAAGCTGGATCGTCTGATTGGCCATCACATTGCCGATGCACAGGTCAGCGATATCCTGCGCCGTTTGGGCTGTGAAGTGACCGAAGGTCAAGGCGAGTGGCGAGCCGTTGCGCCAAGTTGGCGCTTCGACATGGAAATTGAAGAAGACCTGGTTGAAGAAGTCGCCCGCGTGTATGGCTACGACAACATCCCTGATGAACCGATCCAGGCGGGTCTGATTATGGGGACGCACCGTGAAGCGAATTTGTCGCTGAAGCGTGTGAAAACGCTATTGAATGACAAAGGCTACCAGGAAGTCATTACTTACAGCTTTGTTGACCCGAAAGTGCAGCAGTTGCTCCATCCGGGTGAAGAGGCGCTGCTGCTGCCAAGCCCGATCTCCAGTGAAATGTCGGCAATGCGTCTGTCGTTGTGGACGGGGTTACTGGCAACGGTGGTCTATAACCAGAATCGTCAACAGAACCGCGTACGTATTTTTGAAAGTGGGCTGCGTTTTGTGCCGGATACCCAGGCCAATCTGGGCATTCGTCAGGATCTGATGCTGGCGGGGGTTATTTGCGGTAACCGCTATGATGAGCACTGGGATCTGGCAAAAGAGACCGTTGATTTCTATGATTTGAAGGGCGATCTGGAAGTGGTGTTGGATCTGACCGGTAAACTCGGTGACATTCAGTTCAGAGCAGAAGCCAATCCGGCACTGCATCCGGGACAGTCAGCCGCGATTTATCTGAAAGGTGAACGCATTGGTTTCATTGGTGTTGTTCATCCTGAGCTGGAACGTAAGCTGGATCTCAATGGCCGTACTCTGGTGTTCGAACTGGAGTGGAACAAGCTCGCAGACCGCGTGGTGCCTCAGGCGCGCGAGATTTCACGCTTCCCGGCGAACCGTCGCGACATCGCTGTGGTCGTCGCCGAAAACGTTCCCGCTGCTGATATTTTATCCGAGTGTAAGAAAGTTGGCGTAAATCAGGTAGTTGGCGTAAACTTATTTGACGTGTACCGTGGTAAGGGTGTTGCGGAGGGGTATAAGAGCCTCGCCATTAGCCTGATCCTTCAGGATACCAGCCGTACACTCGAAGAAGAGGAGATTGCCGCTACCGTCGCCAAATGTGTAGAGGCATTAAAAGAGCGATTCCAGGCATCATTGAGGGATTGA
- the ihfA gene encoding integration host factor subunit alpha, which yields MALTKAEMSEYLFDKLGLSKRDAKELVELFFEEIRRALENGEQVKLSGFGNFDLRDKNQRPGRNPKTGEDIPITARRVVTFRPGQKLKSRVENASPKDE from the coding sequence ATGGCGCTTACAAAAGCTGAAATGTCAGAATATCTGTTTGATAAGCTTGGGCTTAGCAAGCGGGATGCCAAAGAACTGGTCGAACTGTTTTTCGAAGAGATCCGTCGTGCTCTGGAAAACGGTGAGCAGGTAAAACTCTCTGGTTTTGGTAACTTCGATCTGCGTGATAAGAATCAACGTCCGGGACGTAACCCGAAAACGGGCGAAGATATTCCCATTACAGCACGGCGCGTGGTGACCTTCAGACCCGGACAGAAGTTAAAGAGCCGAGTCGAAAACGCTTCGCCCAAAGATGAGTAA
- the btuC gene encoding vitamin B12 ABC transporter permease BtuC translates to MLTFARQQQRQHVRWILSLSVLMLLTLWLSLCAGEQWISPADWLTPRGELFVWQIRLPRALAVLLVGAALALSGAVMQALFENPLAEPGLLGVSNGAGVGLIAAVLLGKGILPHWALGLCAIAGALVITLILLRFARRHLSTSRLLLAGVALGIICSALMTWAIYFSTSFDLRQLMYWMMGGFGGVNWEQSWLMLALIPVLVWICCQSQAMNMLALGETSARQLGLPLWFWRNLLVVATGWMVGVSVALAGAIGFIGLVIPHILRLCGLTDHRVLLPACALAGAIALLLADVVARLALASAELPIGVVTATLGAPVFIWLLLKAGR, encoded by the coding sequence ATGCTGACTTTTGCCCGTCAACAACAGCGACAACATGTGCGCTGGATCCTGAGTCTGTCGGTACTGATGTTACTGACACTGTGGTTGAGCCTGTGCGCCGGAGAGCAGTGGATATCGCCCGCTGACTGGCTGACGCCGCGTGGTGAACTCTTTGTCTGGCAAATTCGCCTTCCGCGCGCGCTGGCGGTTCTGCTGGTGGGCGCGGCGCTGGCTTTGTCCGGCGCAGTGATGCAGGCGCTGTTTGAAAACCCGCTTGCGGAGCCGGGGTTGCTCGGCGTCTCCAACGGTGCGGGCGTGGGGCTGATCGCCGCCGTGCTGCTGGGGAAGGGCATACTGCCGCACTGGGCGCTTGGACTGTGCGCGATTGCCGGTGCGCTGGTCATCACGTTGATCCTCCTGCGTTTTGCCCGTCGTCATCTTTCGACCAGCCGCCTGCTGCTTGCTGGCGTGGCGCTGGGGATTATCTGTAGTGCGCTGATGACCTGGGCCATCTATTTTTCTACCTCATTCGATCTGCGTCAGTTGATGTACTGGATGATGGGGGGATTTGGCGGCGTTAACTGGGAGCAGTCCTGGTTGATGCTGGCCCTGATTCCGGTGCTGGTGTGGATCTGCTGCCAGTCGCAGGCGATGAACATGCTGGCGTTGGGGGAAACCTCTGCCCGACAACTGGGACTCCCCCTGTGGTTCTGGCGAAATCTGTTGGTGGTTGCCACCGGATGGATGGTCGGTGTCAGCGTGGCGCTGGCCGGGGCCATTGGTTTTATTGGCCTGGTCATCCCCCATATTTTACGCCTGTGCGGCTTAACGGACCATCGCGTGCTGTTACCTGCCTGTGCGCTGGCGGGGGCCATTGCGCTACTGCTGGCCGATGTGGTCGCTCGCCTGGCGCTGGCCTCCGCCGAATTGCCAATTGGCGTGGTCACCGCGACGCTCGGCGCACCGGTTTTTATCTGGCTGTTACTCAAAGCCGGACGTTAG
- a CDS encoding glutathione peroxidase — protein MQDSILNTVVTTIDGEVTTLEKYTGNVLLIVNVASKCGLTPQYEQLENIQKAWADRGFIVLGFPCNQFLGQEPGSDDEIKTWCATTWGVTFPMFSKIEVNGEGRHPLYQKLIEAAPTAVAPEESGFYERMASKGRAPLYPDDILWNFEKFLVGRDGKVIQRFSPDMTPEDPIVMESIKLALAK, from the coding sequence ATGCAAGACTCGATTCTGAACACGGTAGTGACAACGATTGATGGCGAAGTGACCACGCTTGAGAAATACACAGGTAATGTTCTGCTGATTGTTAACGTAGCTTCAAAATGCGGACTTACCCCACAGTATGAGCAACTGGAAAATATTCAGAAAGCGTGGGCCGACCGTGGCTTTATTGTGCTGGGCTTTCCCTGCAATCAGTTCCTTGGGCAGGAACCTGGCAGTGATGACGAGATCAAAACCTGGTGCGCGACGACCTGGGGCGTGACCTTCCCGATGTTCAGCAAGATTGAGGTAAACGGGGAGGGGCGTCATCCGCTGTACCAGAAGCTGATTGAGGCGGCACCGACGGCTGTAGCCCCTGAAGAGAGTGGTTTCTATGAGCGAATGGCCAGCAAAGGGCGTGCGCCGCTCTATCCTGACGATATCCTGTGGAACTTTGAGAAGTTCCTCGTAGGCCGTGATGGCAAAGTGATACAGCGTTTCTCTCCGGATATGACGCCGGAAGATCCGATTGTGATGGAAAGCATCAAACTCGCGTTGGCTAAATAA
- the btuD gene encoding vitamin B12 ABC transporter ATP-binding protein BtuD, whose product MSSVMQLQDVAESTRLGPLSGEIRAGEILHLVGPNGAGKSTLLARMAGLTSGTGTIALAGTELALWPAAKLARHRAYLAQQQNPPFAMPVWHFLTLHQPDKTRTDQLMAVAESLGLADKLERNAKELSGGEWQRVRLAAVILQIAPETNPQGQLLLLDEPMNSLDVAQQNALDRILHRLCQQGIAIVMSSHDLNHTLRHAHRAWLLKQGKLLASGPRDEVLTPAHLAQAYGLHFRRLDIEGHRMIISTT is encoded by the coding sequence ATGTCTTCAGTGATGCAGTTACAGGATGTGGCGGAATCGACCCGGTTAGGGCCTCTGTCCGGTGAGATTCGGGCAGGGGAGATCCTGCATCTTGTGGGGCCGAACGGCGCCGGGAAGAGCACGCTGCTGGCGCGGATGGCAGGGTTAACCAGTGGGACAGGAACGATCGCTCTGGCGGGGACTGAGCTGGCGTTGTGGCCCGCCGCTAAACTTGCCCGCCATCGTGCTTATCTGGCGCAGCAGCAAAATCCGCCTTTCGCGATGCCGGTATGGCACTTCCTGACGCTACATCAGCCAGACAAAACGCGCACAGACCAGTTGATGGCGGTGGCCGAGTCGCTGGGGCTGGCGGACAAACTTGAACGCAATGCGAAGGAGCTCTCAGGTGGGGAATGGCAGCGCGTCCGTCTCGCCGCGGTGATCCTGCAAATCGCGCCAGAGACCAACCCACAGGGGCAGCTATTGCTCCTCGATGAGCCCATGAACAGCCTTGATGTCGCGCAGCAAAATGCGCTGGATCGCATTCTGCACCGCCTGTGCCAGCAGGGGATTGCCATCGTGATGAGCAGTCACGACCTGAATCATACCTTGCGCCACGCGCACCGGGCGTGGTTGCTCAAACAGGGGAAACTGCTCGCCAGCGGTCCACGTGATGAAGTGCTGACGCCAGCGCATTTAGCGCAGGCGTATGGTCTGCACTTCCGGCGTCTTGACATCGAAGGTCACAGAATGATTATATCAACCACTTAA
- a CDS encoding C40 family peptidase — protein MRFWFLFCTALLLAGCSSHRAPPPNARLSDSITVIAGLNDQLQTWRGTPYRYGGMSRGGVDCSGFVLMTMRDQFSLQLPRETRQQAKLGTEIDKDDLLPGDLVFFKTGSGESGLHVGIYDTNGQFIHASTSRGVMRSSLDNVYWRKNFWQARRI, from the coding sequence ATGCGTTTCTGGTTTCTTTTTTGCACAGCACTGTTGTTGGCCGGATGTAGTAGCCACCGAGCGCCGCCGCCCAATGCCCGGCTCTCTGATTCCATTACCGTGATTGCCGGCTTAAATGATCAACTCCAGACCTGGCGCGGGACGCCCTATCGTTACGGCGGCATGAGTCGCGGTGGTGTGGATTGTTCCGGTTTTGTGCTGATGACCATGCGCGATCAGTTCTCTTTGCAGCTGCCGCGCGAAACCCGTCAACAGGCAAAACTGGGGACGGAAATCGATAAGGACGACTTGTTGCCTGGCGATCTGGTGTTTTTCAAAACCGGGTCGGGAGAGAGCGGTTTACATGTGGGTATTTATGATACTAACGGTCAGTTTATTCATGCATCAACCAGTCGTGGTGTGATGCGTTCGTCGCTGGATAATGTCTACTGGCGGAAAAACTTTTGGCAGGCGAGACGCATTTAG